One Sphaeramia orbicularis chromosome 21, fSphaOr1.1, whole genome shotgun sequence DNA window includes the following coding sequences:
- the gpr45 gene encoding high-affinity lysophosphatidic acid receptor — protein MMAAMAFCNESLLEECEFMEPDAAGEPDGGLPSETGSPLISVTLRVTLAAIMIFMITIGFLGNAVVCLIVYQKPAMRSAINLLLATLAFSDIMLSLLCMPFTAVTVATVDWSFGSGFCRASIMLYWLFVLEGVSILLIISVDRFLIIVQRQDKLTPHRAKLLIAGSWMLSLCVSLPSVVGWRTGAASIGGTWAPQCVLGYSESLADRGYTVLLAVAVFFVPFVVMLYSYMCILNTVRRNTLRIHNHTNEHSCLPALNQVSKMRLTGLQRPPQIKVDMSFKTRAFTTILILFVGFSVCWLPHTVVSLLAVFSRQFYYSSVFYPISIGALWLSYLKTVFNPVIYCWRIRKFREACQEFIPKSCRLCPRVPGRSRRRVRPSNIYVCSETQSAV, from the coding sequence ATGATGGCTGCTATGGCTTTTTGTAATGAAAGCCTGTTGGAGGAATGTGAGTTCATGGAACCAGACGCTGCAGGAGAACCAGATGGAGGTCTACCATCAGAAACTGGATCTCCTCTAATATCAGTCACGCTGCGTGTGACACTGGCAGCCATAATGATCTTCATGATAACTATTGGTTTCCTGGGCAATGCAGTTGTGTGTCTGATTGTTTACCAGAAACCTGCTATGCGCTCTGCTATAAACCTTCTTCTCGCCACGTTGGCCTTTTCAGACATTATGCTGTCTCTGCTCTGCATGCCCTTCACTGCCGTCACTGTGGCCACTGTCGACTGGAGCTTTGGAAGCGGGTTTTGCCGTGCATCCATCATGCTGTACTGGCTGTTTGTTCTAGAGGGAGTGTCCATCCTTCTTATCATCAGCGTGGACCGTTTCCTCATCATTGTGCAACGGCAGGACAAGCTCACGCCACACAGAGCCAAACTGTTGATTGCAGGTTCGTGGATGCTCAGCCTGTGTGTGTCCTTACCGTCTGTAGTCGGATGGAGGACAGGTGCGGCCAGTATTGGGGGAACCTGGGCACCCCAGTGTGTACTGGGGTACAGTGAGTCTCTGGCAGACCGTGGGTACACAGTACTGTTGGCAGTAGCAgtattttttgttccttttgttgttaTGTTGTACTCTTACATGTGCATCCTCAATACAGTGCGTCGCAACACACTACGCATCCACAACCACACCAATGAGCATTCCTGCCTGCCAGCGCTCAACCAAGTCAGCAAAATGAGGCTCACGGGGCTTCAACGGCCCCCACAGATCAAGGTGGACATGAGCTTCAAGACCAGAGCCTTCACCACCATCCTTATCCTGTTCGTGGGCTTCTCAGTGTGCTGGTTGCCTCACACAGTGGTCAGCCTGTTAGCCGTGTTCAGCCGTCAGTTCTACTATAGCTCGGTCTTCTACCCGATCAGCATAGGCGCTCTGTGGCTCAGTTACCTGAAGACGGTCTTTAACCCCGTTATCTACTGCTGGAGGATCAGGAAGTTCAGGGAGGCATGTCAGGAGTTCATTCCCAAGAGCTGCAGACTGTGTCCCAGAGTACCAGGCCGGAGTCGCAGAAGAGTCAGACCCAGTAACATCTATGTGTGCAGTGAGACTCAGTCTGCAGTGTGA